AAACACCTTTTACTTCTTCTTTCTTAAAACGGTTGTCTATTGGAGAGTTGTCCTCAAACCACTGTGCGTTCTCACTGATAATTCTGGTGCGCTCTGATGCCTCAATACTTTTAAAATTAACAAGTGACTCCCAAGTGGCTTTCAGTCCCATAGGGTCAGTATACGTCTCAATAAAACCATTAATAAAATCAACACGTGAAGTTGTATCAGTTACCCATTTAACTGAATATTCATCAAAAGTTTGAAGATTACCTGTTTTATAATATTCGATAAGAGTTTTGATTACATCTTTTTGATGGTCATTTTCTGCAACCTCAGATGCTTTTTCTAACCATCCAATTATACGCTCAATTGCCTTATCATACATTCCACCAAGCTTCCAAACTTTTTCGGTAACTACACCGTTTTCTTTGACTACTTTACTATTAAGACCGTATGATACTGGTGTGTTGTCATTCGGATCCTTCATGGCGTTATAGAAATCTTCAACCTCTTTCTGAGTTACACCTTCATAGAAGTTTACGGCAGAAGTCTGAATAATATCCTTTCCCGGTGTCTGATTCATTCTTTTTGGCATAACTGCCGGATCAAACATAACAGGAAGTATTTCATTTAAAGTTTCATCTGCAGCCATACCATCACGGAAAGGCATTCTTCCCGGATCAACGCTTTTTACAAGAGAAACAAAATACTCCTGTGAGAATTGTGGTATGATTTTATCTTCAGAATAGTGATGGTGGATACCGTTTGCCATCCAAATCTGTTTAAGATAAGTCTCAAATTGTTTCCAGTCATCGGAAGATTTGTTACCCATGTAATTCTCATACACACCTTCACATACTCTGCGTATAGTTAGATTATAACGATTATTCTGATCCCATAAGATATCACGTCCTTCAAGAGCAGCTTGTGATAGGTAATAAATCAATTCCTTCTGTTTTAGTGAAAGACTGTTGAATCCTGGAACAGGATATCTTAATATTTCAATATCTGCAAACCGGTCGACCTTATATTCAAATGTTGAGTCGATACCATCGTCGGCTGCCGGTTTTGAGCCTGCTTCTTTTTTGCCGTTGCAGGCTGCAAGCAGTAACAGTGTTGTTAGCATAAAAACTACTTTTTTCATACAATTATTTCTCTTTATTAAGTTCTTTAACACGAATTTCTGCATTTCTGGATTTATCTCCCAGATAACCCCCATGGTGCCTTTTTGCATATTCGCTAATACTGAAATTAATTCTCTTCATTGTACCTACAACAAGTATATCTCCCATTACAGTCATTACTGTTGTAGATGTAGTAGGGGTAAGATCCAATGGACAAACTTCAGCAGGATTTCCGGTAAGCAGAAATACATCTGCTTTTTTTGCCAGTACACTTGAATTATTTCCGGTAATTACAATAATTGGTACTTGCTCGTATAATCCTCTGGCAAGTTCAACCAACTCAATAATCTCACGTGTTTCACCGGAATTTGTAATTAAAAGCAGAAGATCATTCTCCTGCAGTACTCCAAGATCACCATGCTGAGCCTCACTGGGATGCAGGAAAATTGATGGTGTACCCGTAGAACAGAAGGTTGTTGATATGTTTTGTCCTATCTGTCCTGCTTTACCCATACCGCTAATAACAAGCTTTCCTCGTTTTTCATGTACGTACTCTACAATTAAATCGATTGCTTTCTCGTATTGGTCAGTAATAGGAATATTAAGAATTGCGTTTGTTTCCTTCTTTAGGATTGTTTGTATTTCTTCGTACGTCATTTTACGAACTTCAATTGGTTTTATATTTATATGAAACCTGAGCCAACTCTTCGTTAGCTTTCTTGATCTTATTTTTAAGTGAAATTTTATATTCTACCAATTTATTTTGCAATGCCTCATCTCCTGTGGCAATCATCTGCAAAGCAAGTATAGCAGCATTAAGGGATCCGTTTATACCAACGGTTGCAACAGGTATTCCAGGTGGCATCTGCACAATTGAAAGCAGTGCATCAATCCCTTCCAGTGATGCTTTAATTGGAACACCGATAACCGGTATTGATGTCATTGAAGCAATTACTCCGGGCAAATGTGCAGCCATACCTGCTGCAGCAATAATCACCTTGATACCATTTTCTGCAGCACCCTTTGCAAATATTTCAACCTCTTCAGGAGTTCTGTGAGCTGAAAGTGCATTTATCTCGAATGGCACCTCCATCTCATCAAGAAACTTGGCTGCTTTTTCCATTACAGGAAGATCAGAAGTGCTTCCCATAATGATACTTACTATAGGCTTCATATAATCTTACTTTCCGATAAAACTTTTGTAGTCAGCAGCAGACATTAAGCCATCTAACTCTTCTGGTTTCTCAATTGTAACTTTTATTATCCATCCTTTTTCATATGGATCTTGATTAACCATCTCAGGAGCGTCATCCAGTTCAGGGTTTATTTCCAGAACCTCACCACTAACAGGCATCAACAGGTCAGATACAGTTTTAACGGCCTCTACACTTCCAAACACTTCTCCCTGTTCGAGAGTTTCACCTTCTGTAGATACATCAATGAACACAATATCACCCAGCTCTTCCTGAGCAAAATCGGTAATACCTATAAAAGCTTCGTTGCCTTCCACTCTCACCCATTCATGATCGGAAGAGTACTTTAAGTTTTCAGGAAAATTCATAGTAGTCTATTTTTTTTATTTTATAAATAATAATTGTAAATGTACAATATAATAATTTAATTACAAAAGCTTGCTTATGTGCCGATCCAAACAAACGTAAAAGACACAATAAAACCAAGTAGAAACCCGGCTATAACTTGCGAAAGTGTGTGTCGTTTTAAGATAAGTCTGGATGTACCTATTAATCCTGCAAGAATAAACAAACCCATAAACATAATATAGGGGTTGGAGCGTTCTACGAAATAACAAACAGCCATTGCACCACCAGTCAGACCTCCAATGCCAAACATATGTGCACTTATTTTCCATATAAATGTAATAAGTATGGCAATTATCATAATGGCAACAGATGAAGCCATAATCATCATAAACCAGGTAGGCATATTCATTCTGTAATAATATATAATCATTACAGTGTATGAGATAAGTGTGATTAAATATGGATAAATACGCTCCTTTCGAACTTTAAGTGACAGATCCGAAATTATACCCAGTTTATATAATATAGTTATAAGTACTGCCGGAATAATAAATGAAAAGAACAGTACGGGAGTAATTATTTGCCAGAATTTATGAGAATAAATTGCACCAAAATAGGTGTAAGCGAACAGTAGTAAAATGCTGTACGCCGGCATCAATAATGGCTGGAAAACTGTGGAGATTACATGTGCTATCGATTTCATCGGACAAAGTTAAAGTTTTTTTCTCAAACGTGCCACGGGAATATTTAATTGTTCTCTGTATTTTGCAACAGTTCTACGGGCAATAACATAACCTTTGCTATTAAGTATTTTTGTAAGCTGTTCATCTGTAAGAGGTTTTGCAGAATTTTCATTTTCTATACTCTCCATTAATATAGATTTTACTTCTCTCGATGAAATATCTTCGCCATCTACGGTTTGCATTGCTTCAGAGAAAAAATATTTCAGTGGATAAATATTAGTATTTGTCTGTACATATTTGCTGTTACTGACTCTTGAAATAGTAGAAATATCAAATCCGGTTTTTTCAGCCACATCTTTTAGAATCATTGGTTTTAGCATAGTTTCATCTTCAGTGAGAAAGAAATCATACTGAATGCTTACTATTGCTTCCATTGTACGTTGCAGAGTGTTTTGCCTTTGTCTTACTGCATCAATGAACCATTTTGCAGAATCCACCTTCTGCTTCATGAAAAGTATTGCCTGTTTATCATCTGATGACATACTGGTTTTGTTGTCAGTATATCCCTTTAGCATTTCTGAAAAATTACGATTAACTCTTAGGTTAGGTATATTGCTGTTATTCAGTTGAATTGTCACTTCACCGTTATACGAATCGACTATAAAGTCGGGAGTAATATTATTCATTGCAGTCTGCATTGTCCCTCCAAGAGTATTTCCCGGTTTTGGATTAAGAGAAATAATTACTTCAATTGCATCTTTTAATTTTTCCTGAGTGATGTTTAGCAGACGTATTATTTTATCGTAATGTTTTTTGGAAAATTCCTCGAAATAATCCGTAATTATAGTGGTTGCAATTTCAACCTCTTCAGATTGTTTTTCTCGACCGAGTTGTATCAGCAGGCATTCCTGAAGATCACGTGCACCTATACCTGCCGGGTCAAGATCCTGAATTTCGTATAATATATCCTCAAGTTGCAGAGGAGTTACATCCAGCTGTTGCTGAAAAAGCAGGTCGTTGGAAATAGATTGCAAATCTCTTTGCAGATAACCGTTTTCATCAATATTGCCTATAATATACTCAGCTATTGTCTGTTTTTCTGAGTCCAAATCCATTAGTCCGATTTGTTCAAACAGATAATCATGCAATGATTTATCATCATAATAGCTGATCTCGAAAAAGTCAGTATCACTCTTTCTCTCTGATTTGTTAAGTCTGTAATCGGGAATATCATCATCTGAAAAATAATCACCCAGAATCATTTCATCCTGGGTCAAATTATCTGCTTCGGATATTTCATCATCAATAACTGAACTTTCAGACAGGTCATTATCAGTTGTTTCAAGTGCCGGATTTTCTTCAATTTCCTGTTTTATCCGATCCTCTACTTCAACATTATTAAGTTCAATCAGCTTAATCACCTGCATCTGAAGAGGTGATAGCCGTTGTATCTGTTTAAGTTCTTGTTGCTGCCTTAAAGCCATATACGAGAATATAATTTCTATGGCAAAGATAATTATTTCTGAACTTACTCACAAAATGAGTCGTCATATCCTGCCTTACAGGTTAATGGTGCCAATGCATATGAATCATATTCATCATATGCAGGTCCGGGTATTCCACTAATAACCACAATCCGGTCCAATCTCACTTTTTCTCCATTTTCGAAAATAAGGAAATCTCCTTCTTCCCTGTTATTCTCGATTTTAATAATCCTGCCGTTGGACTCCCCCAGTTCAGGCTCATCCGAAAAAGTAAAATAAATCACTCTTGTTTCATCTTTTTTCATCTGCTCCTCAATAATTTCGAAGTATTCCGGATCTATTGGCAAGTATCTTGGTCTCATTATTTTCATCAGTTTTGTTTAAGTATAAAACAATTTCCCACTTATTAGGTTCACCTATTTATTGTTCTGTTGAATGTTGGAATTTGAAACTTTTTATTACCTTTGAAACGTCAACAATGTTTAAAAAAAGATCGCAATGATATTCAAGTTTCTAATTCTGTCGGATGAAGTTGACAACTTCAAAAGGGAAATTAAAATAGATGCTGATGCAACATTCCTGGATTTATATAAATCCATATTGGATTGCACCGGTTATAGTGATAAAGAGATGGCTTCATTTTTTCTCACTGATAATAAATGGCGAAAGAAGCAGGAAATTACTCTGGTTGAAATGGATACCGATTCAGATGAAGATTCATTTACAATGGATGAGTGTGTATTAAGTGATTTTCTTGAGGATGAAAAACAAAAACTTATGTTCGTGTTTGAATATCTGACCGAACGTGCTTTATATATTGAGTTATCAGAAATAATACCCGGGAAAAATCTAAAAAAAGCTATCTGCACTGTTTCTGAAGGTGAACCACCTGTTCAGATTACTGAAATACAGGATGTAAAGCATGAAGGAGTAACTTTTGATTTGGGCGAATCATTTTATGGTGATGAAAACTTTGATCTGGATGAATTAGATAAGGAAGGTTTTGATGGTTTGGACGAGATCGACATTTCATCAAATACTGATTCAGCTGATATTTATTAAATTAAGTTTATATTATTACCTAATCTATTAATATTAAACTCTTTAAATCCAAAAATTATAATGAATATCCTCCTCGTATTGCTTGGTCCTACAGGTGTTGGTAAGACCGAGTGGAGTCTAAACGTGGCGGAGAAATTAAACAGTCCGATATTATCAGCCGATTCAAGGCAGATCTATAAGGGTATGAGTATCTGTACAGCCGCACCTACTCAAGCACAGATGCAGCGCGTACCACATTATTTCGTTGAAATATTATCTCCCGAAGATTATTATAGTGCAAGTATATATGAGCAGGAGGCATTAGCAATGCTCCGGAAGCTCTTCAAAGATCATAGAGTTATTGTTATGACTGGAGGTTCTATGATGTATATAGATGCTGTTTGTAATGGTATTGATGATATACCTACTATTGATAGTTCATTACGAAAAGATATTCAGGAGTTATATAAAAAAGAGGGCCTCGATCCTATTCGCCAGCAACTGAAAATTCTGGATCCACAGTTTTATTCCGAAGTAGATTTGAAAAATCCAAAACGAGTAATTCATGCTCTTGAAGTTTGTTTGATGGCAGGAAAACCCTATTCCTCATTACGTACTAATTCAAAAAAGGAACGCCCTTTTGATATTGTAAAGGTTGGTTTTAATATGGATAGAGAACAATTATATGATAGAATAAACAGGCGCGTTGAAAATATGGTTGAAGAAGGTCTTATTGAAGAAGCGCGCAGTTTTTATCCTATCAGGCATCTTAATTCATTAAATACAGTGGGGTATAAAGAGCTTTTCGAATATTTTGATGGAAGGTGTACACTTGATTTTGCAATTGATAAGATTAAACAACACTCACGAAATTATGCAAGAAAGCAGATAACCTGGTTTAAAAAAGATAAAGATATAAATTGGATAAATCTGTCAAACTCAGAAGATATGGTTGTAGAAAGAATACTGAACTTGCTGCCACAGTGAAATACATATGTATTTTTTTTCTTATAACTATTGGAACATTCGGAAAATTGTACTACTTTTGCAACACTTTTTAGAAAAGCAAATAATTCTTCCTTAGCTCAGTTGGTTAGAGCATCTGACTGTTAATCAGAGGGTCCTTGGTTCAAGTCCAAGAGGAAGAGCAAAAAAAGATTTAAGATTAAAAAGTGAAATATTCTTCCTTAGCTCAGTTGGTTAGAGCATCTGACTGTTAATCAGAGGGTCCTTGGTTCAAGTCCAAGAGGAAGAGCAAAAGAACGAGTCAAAAGGCTCGTTTTTTTTGTTTTATATTATTAATTACAACAAAATCGGCTATTTTGCCGTTAAAACGGTTGACAAACTATTTCCTAATTAAATTCACAATTCAAGATGAAGAGAGTGTTAATTACTTACCGCCTGAAACCTGAAGGGCTTACTGTTTTAAATGATAAATATGAGCTCACCCTTCCCAAAGATAGATCTTTTTTTTCAAGAGAAGAGGTTCTTGAATTAATACCGGAATATGATGTATTAGTACCAAATTTTAGTTTTTTTACAGATAAGGAAATAATGGACAGAGGTGTAAATCTTGAATTAATCTCTAATTTTGGAGTCGGGTTCAATAATATTGATGTAGATTATGCAACAAGAAAGGGAATAGTGGTAACAAATATTCCAAAAACCACAAGAGAGCCAACTGCTGAGTTTGCTTTTGCTCTTCTTCTTGGAGCAGCCAGAAGGATAGGGTATTATGACCGAAAGATTCGTACTCCACAAGGTGTAAGCTGGGGTACTTATACAGATGCTGGTCTTCCTGTTTTTGGAAAAACTCTTGGAATAATAGGGATGGGTAGAATTGGTCAGTCTCTGGCACGACGAGCAGTTGCTTCAGGTATGAATATAATATATAATAACAGAAACAGGCTGGCTGAGGATATAGAGAAGCAATATTCTGCCCGTTTTGTTTCAAAGGACGAATTGTTGAAAACTGCCGATTTTATATCACTCAATGCCCCTTCAACTCCTGAGACATATCATATGATTGGAGAGAAAGAGTTTAATATGATGAAACAAACAGCAGTTTTTATCAATACAGCACGTGGTGATATGGTTGATGAAAAGGCAATGTTAAAAGCATTAAAAGAGAACAGAATATGGGCTGCTGCTCTTGATGTTTTTGAGAATGAACCCCATATTCTTCCCGAGTTGTTAGAGCTTGATAATGTGCTGCTGGCACCTCATGCAGGAACTAAAACTTTAGAGGACAGAATTGCCATGTCGGTAGAGATGGCACAGAATATTGTAGGTTTCTATGAAGGTACATATCCTATTTCACGTGTAAATTAAAATCATATTAAATTATCCAATCTGTTTATATATATGTAATAAATAATATTGTATATATGTCCGCACTAGAAATTAAAAATAAACTTATTGCATTAGGAAGTCCCGAAAGAGCAAATCATTCTGCTTATTTCTTTAAAACTGCCGAAGGAGAGTATGGATATGGTGATAAATTTATAGGATGCACTGTGCCTGAAACTCGAAGTGTAGCAAATAAATATCCCGACTTACCTTTATCTGAAAATAAAAAGTTGCTTGAAGATGAATTACATGAGTGCAGATTATGTGCTTTGGTAATTCTAACACATCAATTTAAAAAGGCCAATGAAATAGTTAAATATGAGATACTTAACTACTACTTAGCAAATACAATTCATATAAATAACTGGGATCTGGTTGATGTTTCGTCATATAAGATAGTGGGCGAATGGCTCAAAAACAGAGAAGATAGGTCTCTATTATATCAACTTGCAGAAAGCGAACTGCTCTGGGATCAACGTATAGCAGTAATTTCAACATTAACATTTATACGAAATAACGATTTTAATGATACATTAGAATTATCAGAGATGTTTCTCACACACCAACATGATCTTATGCATAAAGCTTGTGGATGGATGTTGCGAGAAGTCGGGAAAAGAGATGAGGCTGTATTGTTACACTTTCTTAATAAACATGCAGCTATTATGCCACGTACAATGCTCAGATACTCGATTGAGAAATTTCCTGATGAGTTGAGAAAATATTATTTAAGCTACAGACAGATAGGAAAACAGGTAGAGGGGACAAGAATACAAAATGAACAAGTTTTCAGAACAAAATAATATACTAAACACTTTAAATAGCTATAAACTGGAAAATGGCTTGCGAATAATTCACAGACAGTTTCCATCGGAGATATCTTATTGTGGACTGGTTATAAATACAGGAACTCGTGACGAGTATCCATCAGAATATGGTATGGCTCATTTTGTGGAACATATGTTGTTTAAAGGTACAAAAAACCGCAGAGCACATCATATAATGAATAGGATGGAGAATGTAGGAGGTGACCTGAATGCATATACTACAAAGGAAGAGACCTTTATATATGCTACTTTCCTGCAGGAACATTTTCCACGTGCAATGGAGCTGCTAAGTGATATAATTTTCAATTCTGAGTTTTCCGAAAACCAGATAAGTAAAGAGCGTGAGGTTATACTGGATGAGATTAACTCATATGATGATTCTCCTGCCGAATTGATATTTGATGACTTTGAAAATCTTATGTTTGAAGGTCATGAAATTGGTCACTATATATTAGGTTATCAAGAAACTCTTAACAGTTTCAAATCAGACAATATCCTCAATTTTGTGAACCGTCAGTATAAGATGGAGAATATGGTTCTTTTTTCTTTTGGAAAAACTCCTTTTGAAAAGGTAATTAAGCAGGCTGAAAAACACTTTGCATTTAAAAAGAATGTTTTTGGTGCTTTGAATACTGAAGTAAAAAAACGACTGTCTCCCGGTTATTTAAAACCAATTTCAAGGGTAATTCAAAAGAATACTACACAGTCGCACGTTGTTTTGGGCTGGAAAACAATGAACATGTATAATCCTGATAAGTATGTACTCTATCTGCTTAACAGCGTTCTTGGAGGAGGGAGCATGAATAGCCGGCTAAACAGCTCCTTAAGGGAAAAACATGGACTGGTTTACAATGTTGAATCAAATCATACATTATATACCGACACAGGCTTTTTGTCTATATATTATGCATGTGATCCTAAAAACAGGGAAAAGTGCCGAAAGTTAATTAATAAAGAGATAAAGAGATTAATGACCAAAGAACTTACACCTATGCAACTAACCGTGGCTAAACGTCAGCTGATGGGACAGATGGGAATATCAGCTGAGAATAATGAAAGCAACTCACTTGTTATGGCTAAGAGTTTTCTGCATTTCAACCAATCGTCTTCTCTGGATATTATTTTCTCAAAAATAAACAATGTAACATCAGCACAGATTTTAGAAATGGCTAATGAAATTTTCAATACCGGAGAATTCGAACTTGTCTATATTTAATGGTCTGTTTTACAGTAAACTGTTAAAATAGCATCAACTTATACATTTTCTCTATATACTTTTTGTTGAGTCTAAATCTCTCTATTAATGAACAAATAACCTACAGGAGGTGTTTTATAACAGTATTTGAAGATATATCTTCGAACAAACAAACTTAACTAATAATTTTAATTATGAAAAAAATCAAATTAATGCTGGTACTAGCATTGTTTGCAATGGTAACAGCTGTAAGTGCTCAGGTGAGTTTAGGTGTTAAAGGTGGAATTAATATGTCCAACTTATATGGAGATGAACTGGATAATGAAAATGTGAAAATTGGGTTTAATGTTGGCTTATTAGCTGACATCGACTTCTCTTTCAATTCGGCAATTCAAACTGGTTTGTTTTTTACTACAAAAGGGTATAAGTATGATTCAGGAAATTTAGACTATACAGAAAACCTTATGTATATACAGCTGCCTGTTCATTATGCATATAAAATTGATGTTACTCCCGGAACAAGAGTTGTGTTTCATGCAGGACCTTATGCTGCATATGGAGTTGGTGGAAGTAGAAAACTGGATGCAGGAGAATTAGGTTCATTGGAAGTAGATAAAATATTTGGTGATGGAATGTCACAATACAAACCTTTTGATGCAGGACTTGGCCTTGGTGTTGGAGCTGAATTCGGACCAATTCTAGTAGACTTAGGATGGGATATGGGATTGGTAAATATTTCGAATACCAGTAATGGAAACGTGAAAAATCAAAACGCCTACCTATCTGTTGGATACAAATTCTAATTTATAAGATATTTTAGAGAGCCTGCATAAATAATTATGCAGGTTTTTTTGTGCTTGTAAGTTTACTTATAATGTAAACTTGACTTTTATTTAGTTCTTTACTGACTCTTATCTGCTTCTTATATTCCTTATATAAGTTAGGTTTATGTAAGAGTAAAACAAGAATGTTGAGAAGTCTTTTTATGGTAAATACCTTATTAATATTTAATTGTTATATTTGCAACAATTAATATAGTAGTTTAATATAGATTCTAAACTCTACTTTGTATGAAAAATATATCTATTACCTTATTCTTTTCAATTATAACAACAGTTTTATTTTCTCAAAACAGCTGGATCCGTGTTAATCAGATTGGATATCTCGAAAACGACATTAAAGTTGCAGTCTTCATCAGCAAATCAGATGTCACCCAAAAATCATTTGAACTTGTTGATTACAGCACAAATGAGATTGTATACAAAGGAACAAAAGTTAGAAATACTGGTAAAACCTGGGGTTTCGATTCTTCGGCCAGACTCGATTTTACGGAATTTACTAAACCGGGTAAGTATTTTGTCAGAATTAATAATATCCAATCTGTTCCATTCCGAATTGGTGATGATATATATGCTGATGCATCAGAGATTCCTCTGAAATATATGCGTCAGCAAAGATGTGGTTACAATCCATTTTTAAAAGACTCCTGTCATGTTCATGATGGTATTACAGTTGGTGACCCTAAAGGTGAAAGGAATGGTTTATATTACAATACCATAGGTGGATGGCATGATGCATCAGATTACCTGCAATATGTAGCAACAACAGCTAATGCTGTTTACCAGATGCTTTTTGCCTACTCCAAATATCCTGACACATTTGGTGACTATCACGATGCAAATGGTGATGAGGGGGCCAATGGAATTCCAGATATTCTGGATGAGGCAAAGTGGGGATTAGACTGGCTGGTGAAGATGAATCCAGATTCTGATACTTACTTCAATCAGCTTGCTGACGACAGGGATCATATTGGTTTTACAATACCAAGTGAGCAGATGGCCGATTATGGTTGGGGTCCCGGAAAGGAGAGAGCTATCTACTTTGTTAGTCCTGAGCCACAGGGATTGTTTAATTATAAAAACAGGAGTACAGGTATGGCTTCAACATTAGGGAAGTACTCCTCCTCATTTTCTTTAGGTGCAGAGATTCTGGCTGAATATTATCCGGAATTCTCAGAACTGCTGAAACAGAAATCCCTTGATGCGTATAACAATGGTGCTGCTAATCCTGGGGTAAGTCAGACTGCTCCCGGTGGTGCTCCCTATTTTTATGAAGAGGACAACTGGGTTGATGATATGGAGCTTGCTGCATCAGAACTTTTCAAAGCTACGGGAGAAAATAAATATCTTACCGATGCAATAAATTATGGTCGCAAGGAACCTGTAACACCATGGA
This window of the Lascolabacillus massiliensis genome carries:
- a CDS encoding dipeptidyl-peptidase 3 family protein, encoding MKKVVFMLTTLLLLAACNGKKEAGSKPAADDGIDSTFEYKVDRFADIEILRYPVPGFNSLSLKQKELIYYLSQAALEGRDILWDQNNRYNLTIRRVCEGVYENYMGNKSSDDWKQFETYLKQIWMANGIHHHYSEDKIIPQFSQEYFVSLVKSVDPGRMPFRDGMAADETLNEILPVMFDPAVMPKRMNQTPGKDIIQTSAVNFYEGVTQKEVEDFYNAMKDPNDNTPVSYGLNSKVVKENGVVTEKVWKLGGMYDKAIERIIGWLEKASEVAENDHQKDVIKTLIEYYKTGNLQTFDEYSVKWVTDTTSRVDFINGFIETYTDPMGLKATWESLVNFKSIEASERTRIISENAQWFEDNSPIDNRFKKEEVKGVSAKVITAAILGGDTYPSTPIGINLPNADWIRRDHGSKSVTIDNITFAYDKAAEGNGFKEEFMWSEKEIELTKKYGTLTDNLHTDLHECLGHGSGKLLPGVSSDVLQAYASPLEETRADLFALYYLADPKLVELGLLPDNEAYKAEYYSYIMNGAMTQLTRIQPGKDIEQAHMRNRATISNWVIEKGKAENVVAFEKKDGKTYIVINDYDKLRQLFGELLAEVQRIKSEGDFEAGKNLIETYGVKVDKNLHEEVLSRYEALNIAPYKGFVNPVYKLVTDENGKVTDVTISYKENYIDQQLRYSKQYSVLPLKN
- a CDS encoding SIS domain-containing protein → MTYEEIQTILKKETNAILNIPITDQYEKAIDLIVEYVHEKRGKLVISGMGKAGQIGQNISTTFCSTGTPSIFLHPSEAQHGDLGVLQENDLLLLITNSGETREIIELVELARGLYEQVPIIVITGNNSSVLAKKADVFLLTGNPAEVCPLDLTPTTSTTVMTVMGDILVVGTMKRINFSISEYAKRHHGGYLGDKSRNAEIRVKELNKEK
- the purE gene encoding 5-(carboxyamino)imidazole ribonucleotide mutase, whose protein sequence is MKPIVSIIMGSTSDLPVMEKAAKFLDEMEVPFEINALSAHRTPEEVEIFAKGAAENGIKVIIAAAGMAAHLPGVIASMTSIPVIGVPIKASLEGIDALLSIVQMPPGIPVATVGINGSLNAAILALQMIATGDEALQNKLVEYKISLKNKIKKANEELAQVSYKYKTN
- the gcvH gene encoding glycine cleavage system protein GcvH translates to MNFPENLKYSSDHEWVRVEGNEAFIGITDFAQEELGDIVFIDVSTEGETLEQGEVFGSVEAVKTVSDLLMPVSGEVLEINPELDDAPEMVNQDPYEKGWIIKVTIEKPEELDGLMSAADYKSFIGK
- a CDS encoding phosphatase PAP2 family protein, translated to MKSIAHVISTVFQPLLMPAYSILLLFAYTYFGAIYSHKFWQIITPVLFFSFIIPAVLITILYKLGIISDLSLKVRKERIYPYLITLISYTVMIIYYYRMNMPTWFMMIMASSVAIMIIAILITFIWKISAHMFGIGGLTGGAMAVCYFVERSNPYIMFMGLFILAGLIGTSRLILKRHTLSQVIAGFLLGFIVSFTFVWIGT
- the rpoN gene encoding RNA polymerase factor sigma-54, whose protein sequence is MALRQQQELKQIQRLSPLQMQVIKLIELNNVEVEDRIKQEIEENPALETTDNDLSESSVIDDEISEADNLTQDEMILGDYFSDDDIPDYRLNKSERKSDTDFFEISYYDDKSLHDYLFEQIGLMDLDSEKQTIAEYIIGNIDENGYLQRDLQSISNDLLFQQQLDVTPLQLEDILYEIQDLDPAGIGARDLQECLLIQLGREKQSEEVEIATTIITDYFEEFSKKHYDKIIRLLNITQEKLKDAIEVIISLNPKPGNTLGGTMQTAMNNITPDFIVDSYNGEVTIQLNNSNIPNLRVNRNFSEMLKGYTDNKTSMSSDDKQAILFMKQKVDSAKWFIDAVRQRQNTLQRTMEAIVSIQYDFFLTEDETMLKPMILKDVAEKTGFDISTISRVSNSKYVQTNTNIYPLKYFFSEAMQTVDGEDISSREVKSILMESIENENSAKPLTDEQLTKILNSKGYVIARRTVAKYREQLNIPVARLRKKL
- a CDS encoding IS1096 element passenger TnpR family protein — encoded protein: MIFKFLILSDEVDNFKREIKIDADATFLDLYKSILDCTGYSDKEMASFFLTDNKWRKKQEITLVEMDTDSDEDSFTMDECVLSDFLEDEKQKLMFVFEYLTERALYIELSEIIPGKNLKKAICTVSEGEPPVQITEIQDVKHEGVTFDLGESFYGDENFDLDELDKEGFDGLDEIDISSNTDSADIY
- the miaA gene encoding tRNA (adenosine(37)-N6)-dimethylallyltransferase MiaA; its protein translation is MNILLVLLGPTGVGKTEWSLNVAEKLNSPILSADSRQIYKGMSICTAAPTQAQMQRVPHYFVEILSPEDYYSASIYEQEALAMLRKLFKDHRVIVMTGGSMMYIDAVCNGIDDIPTIDSSLRKDIQELYKKEGLDPIRQQLKILDPQFYSEVDLKNPKRVIHALEVCLMAGKPYSSLRTNSKKERPFDIVKVGFNMDREQLYDRINRRVENMVEEGLIEEARSFYPIRHLNSLNTVGYKELFEYFDGRCTLDFAIDKIKQHSRNYARKQITWFKKDKDINWINLSNSEDMVVERILNLLPQ
- a CDS encoding NAD(P)-dependent oxidoreductase; the encoded protein is MKRVLITYRLKPEGLTVLNDKYELTLPKDRSFFSREEVLELIPEYDVLVPNFSFFTDKEIMDRGVNLELISNFGVGFNNIDVDYATRKGIVVTNIPKTTREPTAEFAFALLLGAARRIGYYDRKIRTPQGVSWGTYTDAGLPVFGKTLGIIGMGRIGQSLARRAVASGMNIIYNNRNRLAEDIEKQYSARFVSKDELLKTADFISLNAPSTPETYHMIGEKEFNMMKQTAVFINTARGDMVDEKAMLKALKENRIWAAALDVFENEPHILPELLELDNVLLAPHAGTKTLEDRIAMSVEMAQNIVGFYEGTYPISRVN
- a CDS encoding DNA alkylation repair protein produces the protein MSALEIKNKLIALGSPERANHSAYFFKTAEGEYGYGDKFIGCTVPETRSVANKYPDLPLSENKKLLEDELHECRLCALVILTHQFKKANEIVKYEILNYYLANTIHINNWDLVDVSSYKIVGEWLKNREDRSLLYQLAESELLWDQRIAVISTLTFIRNNDFNDTLELSEMFLTHQHDLMHKACGWMLREVGKRDEAVLLHFLNKHAAIMPRTMLRYSIEKFPDELRKYYLSYRQIGKQVEGTRIQNEQVFRTK